A single region of the Nicotiana sylvestris chromosome 6, ASM39365v2, whole genome shotgun sequence genome encodes:
- the LOC104245838 gene encoding pectin acetylesterase 8-like, with amino-acid sequence MVMATRCLQLFCLIVCSLAIIKTESATDLDFYEVKKTIVKNAVSKGAVCLDGSPPAYHFEPGFGEGVGNWFVQLAGGAWCTSVETCKERIRDNKVGSTTIMGPFTFQGIYSKNQSANPDFYNWNKVLVRYCDGGAFTGDVEYVDPATNLHFRGARIFEAVVEDVLAKGLKNAKNAILAGSSAGGYPAMLYCDHFRSLLPNTPRVKCFVDGGYFIHAKNQKQARGFEEIYNGLVTLHGSGKTLPKSCTSKMKPLLCLFPENMQQNIKIPLFIAMSAFDIFQINTTVEPNLHDVIENGTCTTSQNKAFREFRSEFLSTLPKPNNPKMRGVFIDSVNHHTSLLTRWSPENATMINNLSLPKAFGDWYFDRKYWYVIDEHDLPISKKHEHDGRADP; translated from the exons ATGGTGATGGCGACAAGATGTCTTCAACTTTTTTGCTTAATTGTTTGTTCTTTGGCCATCATTAAAACTGAAAGTGCAACAGACTTGGATTTCTATGAAGTGAAGAAAACAATTGTTAAGAACGCGGTGTCAAAAGGAGCAG TATGTCTGGATGGATCACCTCCAGCATACCATTTTGAACCAGGATTCGGAGAAGGAGTTGGAAATTGGTTTGTACAACTTGCG GGAGGAGCATGGTGCACAAGCGTCGAAACATGCAAGGAACGAATCCGTGACAATAAAGTGGGTTCTACAACTATTATGGGACCATTCACATTTCAAGGAATTTATAGCAAGAATCAGAGTGCAAATCCAG ATTTCTACAACTGGAACAAAGTGCTTGTTAGATACTGTGATGGTGGTGCATTTACTGGAGATGTCGAATACGTTGATCCT GCTACTAATCTTCATTTCAGAGGAGCAAGAATTTTTGAAGCAGTAGTGGAGGATGTGTTGGCAAAAGGATTAAAGAATGCCAAGAAT GCTATTCTTGCTGGAAGTTCAGCTGGTGGATATCCAGCAATGCTATATTGTGATCATTTTCGCAGTCTACTGCCAAATACTCCTAGAGTGAAATGCTTCGTTGATGGTGGTTATTTTATCCATGC GAAGAATCAAAAGCAAGCAAGAGGCTTCGAAGAAATATACAACGGACTTGTTACTTTACAT GGATCTGGCAAGACGTTACCCAAATCATGCACTTCAAAAATGAAACCGCTATTG TGCTTATTCCCTGAAAACATGCAACAAAATATCAAGATACCACTTTTCATTGCGATGTCAGCATTTGACATATTTCAG ATTAACACTACTGTAGAACCTAATTTACACGACGTCATTGAAAATGGGACATGCACTACAAGTCAGAACAAAGCCTTCAGAG AATTTAGGTCGGAATTCTTAAGTACTCTGCCCAAACCAAACAATCCTAAAATGAGAGGTGTTTTCATTGACTCAGTAAATCATCATACATCGCTACTGACAAGGTGGTCTCCTGAAAACGCCACTATGATAAATAACCTG AGTCTACCAAAGGCATTTGGTGATTGGTACTTCGATCGGAAGTACTGGTATGTGATAGATGAGCATGATTTGCCAATCTCTAAAAAGCATGAGCATGACGGAAGGGCAGACCCATAA